A single Desulfovibrio piger DNA region contains:
- the hemA gene encoding glutamyl-tRNA reductase: MDCDIVLVGLNHRTAGVDVRERFALVDFCSRENWALPCDDVIGEAMILSTCNRVELLATGHGDVAGRILERWAAARGTDPEELRPYVYVYKNMDAVRHLFSVASSLDSMILGEPQILGQLKSAYRKAAACHATGVILNRLLHKAFSVAKRVRTETAVASSAVSISYAAVELAKRIFGEMQHHKAMLVGAGEMAELAATHLLQAGVDEILVANRTFSRGEELARQFNGRALPFESLASHLTEVDIIITSTGSPDPVIRARDIRGVLKARKNRPMFFIDIAVPRDIDPDVNGLDNVYLYDIDDLKEVVEENLATRRDEAQKAAEIVGEEVDIFRQWLCSLDVQPTIVDLIQHGENAAHEEVARTLKRLGHVDDATREAIEVMALALVRKLNHDPIMFLKRGTMSQEGSAPRISLMRRIFNLDQGCTCSARNNGEHE, translated from the coding sequence ATGGATTGTGATATCGTACTTGTTGGCCTGAACCATCGCACCGCCGGTGTGGACGTGCGCGAACGTTTCGCCCTTGTGGATTTTTGCAGCCGGGAAAACTGGGCCCTGCCGTGTGACGATGTCATCGGCGAAGCCATGATCCTTTCCACCTGCAACCGTGTGGAGCTGCTCGCCACCGGTCATGGGGACGTGGCGGGCCGTATCCTGGAGCGCTGGGCCGCCGCGCGCGGTACCGACCCCGAAGAACTCCGGCCCTATGTCTACGTCTACAAGAACATGGATGCCGTGCGGCACCTGTTCTCCGTGGCTTCCAGCCTAGACTCCATGATCCTGGGCGAGCCCCAGATCTTGGGGCAGCTCAAGAGCGCCTACCGCAAGGCCGCCGCCTGCCACGCCACCGGCGTGATCCTCAACCGTCTGCTGCACAAGGCCTTTTCCGTGGCCAAGCGCGTGCGCACCGAGACCGCCGTGGCCTCCAGCGCCGTTTCCATCAGTTATGCCGCCGTGGAGCTGGCCAAACGCATCTTCGGCGAGATGCAGCACCACAAGGCCATGCTGGTGGGTGCCGGCGAAATGGCCGAACTGGCCGCCACCCATCTGCTCCAGGCCGGCGTGGACGAGATCCTGGTGGCCAACCGTACCTTCTCGCGCGGTGAAGAACTGGCCCGGCAGTTCAACGGCCGGGCCCTGCCCTTCGAATCCCTGGCTTCCCATCTGACGGAAGTGGACATCATCATCACGTCCACCGGTTCGCCGGATCCCGTCATCCGTGCCCGCGACATCCGCGGTGTGCTCAAGGCACGCAAGAACCGGCCCATGTTCTTCATCGACATCGCCGTCCCCCGCGACATCGACCCCGACGTCAACGGCCTGGACAACGTCTATCTTTACGATATCGACGACCTCAAGGAAGTGGTGGAAGAGAACCTGGCCACCCGTCGCGACGAAGCCCAGAAAGCCGCCGAGATAGTGGGCGAGGAAGTGGACATCTTCCGGCAGTGGCTGTGCAGCCTGGATGTGCAGCCCACCATCGTGGACCTCATCCAGCACGGCGAGAACGCCGCCCACGAAGAAGTGGCCCGCACCCTGAAACGTCTGGGCCATGTGGACGACGCCACGCGCGAAGCCATCGAGGTCATGGCCCTGGCCCTGGTCCGCAAGCTGAACCACGATCCCATCATGTTCCTCAAGCGCGGTACCATGTCGCAGGAAGGCAGCGCGCCGCGCATCAGCCTCATGCGCCGCATCTTCAACCTTGACCAGGGCTGTACCTGTAGTGCCCGGAACAACGGAGAGCACGAATAA
- the tilS gene encoding tRNA lysidine(34) synthetase TilS, with protein MPCGMIPVPELRTLPSRLARLCLDVERFCRDRLKMQDSRAWLLAVSGGADSTALLCIMTLLAPRHGWLLHVATVDHQLRPESAGDATFVAGLCRTWHIPCRILTADVSRLARQNGLGTEEAARRARYALLEQARRACGATAILLGHHRGDVAEDQMLRFLRGTGWPALGGMRAEDAERHLLRPLLCTESRVLKELLHHCGITWREDASNADIRYTRNRLRHTLLPLLRTENPRLEETCLHLWELAGIDGDYWRQEMERHLARCPWQETPGSVTLPRALLRGMHAALRLRLYHRAVARLARIFGGQARSATLLALDQAWQEGRGGTTFQLPGNIMARLSGGSIRFYVEKRQARQKS; from the coding sequence ATGCCCTGCGGCATGATCCCCGTCCCCGAACTGCGAACGCTCCCTTCCCGGCTGGCCCGCCTGTGCCTGGATGTGGAGCGTTTTTGCCGTGACCGCCTGAAGATGCAGGACAGCAGGGCCTGGCTGCTGGCTGTTTCCGGCGGTGCGGATTCTACGGCTCTTTTATGCATCATGACCCTTCTGGCGCCCCGGCATGGCTGGCTGCTGCATGTGGCGACGGTGGACCATCAGCTGCGGCCGGAATCCGCCGGGGATGCCACCTTCGTGGCCGGACTCTGCCGGACCTGGCACATCCCCTGCCGCATCCTGACGGCGGATGTGTCCCGACTGGCACGGCAAAACGGCCTGGGGACGGAAGAGGCGGCCCGGCGGGCACGCTATGCCCTGCTGGAGCAGGCCCGGCGGGCATGCGGCGCCACAGCCATCCTGCTGGGGCATCACCGGGGCGATGTGGCTGAAGACCAGATGCTCCGCTTCCTCCGCGGCACCGGCTGGCCGGCCTTGGGCGGCATGCGGGCCGAAGATGCGGAACGCCACCTGCTGCGCCCCCTGCTGTGTACGGAAAGCCGTGTCTTGAAAGAGCTGCTGCATCATTGCGGCATCACCTGGCGGGAGGATGCCAGCAATGCGGACATTCGCTATACCCGCAATCGCCTGAGGCATACCCTTCTCCCGCTCCTGCGCACGGAAAATCCCCGCCTTGAGGAAACCTGTCTGCATCTCTGGGAGCTGGCCGGCATTGACGGCGATTACTGGCGGCAGGAAATGGAGCGCCATCTTGCCCGCTGCCCCTGGCAGGAAACCCCCGGCAGCGTCACCCTGCCCCGTGCCCTGCTGCGGGGAATGCATGCGGCCCTGCGGCTGCGTCTTTACCACAGGGCTGTGGCCAGGCTGGCCCGCATCTTCGGCGGCCAGGCCCGTTCAGCCACCCTGCTGGCCCTGGATCAGGCCTGGCAGGAAGGCCGGGGCGGCACCACCTTTCAGCTGCCCGGCAATATCATGGCCCGTCTCAGCGGAGGCAGTATCCGCTTTTATGTCGAAAAACGGCAGGCAAGGCAGAAAAGCTGA
- a CDS encoding M23 family metallopeptidase: protein MSEQSSFFQRPGSGILGTVILLLLWAVPAVAAMHLELPARAARGDAIRVQTSGDGPVLPVTVSWLEREHVMAAQPSEGGWQAAFLLPVPLDSSAKSLVLKVRTHDGQQAEARVVLFDKKRPVQALRVDKKYVDPPAEVQERIRRDREKAGKALDNYSPKRLWTAPFARPVPGGVSSRFGLRRVFNDQPRGVHRGLDLRGAEGTPILACADGRVVLADDLYFSGNAVYIDHGQGVFTSYLHMSRILVRPGDVVRRGQVIGKVGSTGRVTGPHLHLSLIVLGQAVDPEPLLEDRPAARR from the coding sequence ATGTCTGAGCAGTCTTCTTTTTTCCAGCGGCCGGGCAGCGGCATCCTGGGGACCGTGATCCTGCTCCTGCTGTGGGCCGTCCCGGCAGTGGCGGCCATGCATCTGGAGCTTCCCGCGAGGGCAGCCCGCGGCGATGCCATCCGCGTGCAGACCTCCGGTGACGGGCCAGTCCTGCCTGTGACCGTCTCCTGGCTGGAGCGGGAGCATGTCATGGCGGCGCAGCCGTCAGAGGGCGGCTGGCAGGCGGCATTCCTGCTGCCCGTGCCGCTGGACAGCAGCGCCAAAAGCCTTGTTCTGAAAGTACGGACGCACGACGGACAGCAGGCGGAGGCCCGTGTGGTCCTGTTCGATAAAAAACGTCCGGTGCAGGCCCTGCGGGTGGACAAAAAATATGTGGATCCACCGGCAGAGGTGCAGGAGCGTATCCGCAGGGATCGGGAAAAGGCCGGCAAGGCTTTGGACAACTACAGCCCGAAACGTTTGTGGACGGCTCCTTTTGCGCGGCCCGTGCCGGGGGGCGTGTCCAGCAGGTTCGGACTCAGGCGGGTCTTCAATGACCAGCCGCGCGGAGTGCATCGCGGGCTCGACCTGCGCGGTGCGGAAGGGACGCCCATCCTGGCCTGCGCCGACGGCCGGGTCGTGCTGGCCGACGATTTGTATTTTTCCGGCAATGCCGTATATATTGACCACGGGCAGGGAGTGTTCACTTCCTACCTGCACATGTCCCGTATCCTTGTCCGGCCGGGCGATGTGGTCCGGCGTGGCCAGGTCATCGGTAAAGTTGGGTCCACGGGACGGGTCACGGGGCCGCATCTGCATCTTTCCCTGATCGTCCTGGGGCAGGCGGTGGACCCGGAACCCCTGCTGGAAGACCGTCCCGCTGCCCGGAGATAA
- the ispG gene encoding flavodoxin-dependent (E)-4-hydroxy-3-methylbut-2-enyl-diphosphate synthase — protein MQEKRISRGIRLGKLTIGGGAPVMVQSMTNTDTRDVEATLAQIDRLVRRGCEAVRVAVPDMTAARALRALHDGSPVPLIADIHFDYRLALAALEAGLEGLRINPGNIGPREHVDRVVDAAKANGAVIRVGVNSGSVEKHLLQKYGGPCVEAMVESALSHVRMLEDRGFYDTKISLKSSSVLDTIAAYRLLARSCDYPLHIGVTEAGGLMRGTVKSAVGLGILLHEGIGDTLRVSLTADPAEEVTVAWEILRALGLRRRGPEIISCPTCGRTEIDLFGLARAVEDALAESTADIKVAVMGCVVNGPGEAREADLGVAGGRDKGIIFRKGEVIRSVRGQDALLAAFMEELQRLLKEKEAH, from the coding sequence ATGCAGGAAAAACGTATCAGCCGGGGCATCAGGCTGGGCAAGCTGACCATCGGCGGCGGCGCGCCGGTGATGGTGCAGAGCATGACCAATACCGATACCCGTGACGTGGAAGCCACGCTGGCCCAGATCGACCGCCTTGTGCGCCGCGGTTGCGAAGCGGTGCGCGTGGCCGTGCCCGACATGACGGCGGCCAGGGCCTTGCGGGCCCTGCATGACGGTTCGCCCGTGCCCCTCATCGCGGACATCCATTTCGACTACCGTCTGGCGCTGGCTGCCCTGGAGGCCGGGCTGGAGGGGCTGCGCATCAATCCCGGCAACATCGGGCCACGCGAGCATGTGGACCGTGTGGTGGATGCCGCCAAGGCCAACGGCGCCGTCATCCGGGTGGGCGTCAATTCCGGTTCCGTGGAAAAGCATCTGCTGCAGAAATACGGCGGCCCCTGCGTGGAAGCCATGGTGGAGAGCGCGCTCAGCCATGTGCGCATGCTGGAGGACCGGGGCTTCTACGATACTAAGATCTCCCTCAAGTCCTCTTCGGTGCTCGATACCATCGCGGCCTATCGCCTGCTGGCCAGATCCTGCGATTATCCGCTGCACATCGGCGTCACCGAGGCGGGCGGGCTCATGCGCGGCACGGTCAAGTCCGCCGTGGGCCTGGGCATCCTGCTGCATGAGGGCATCGGCGACACCCTGCGCGTCTCGCTCACGGCCGATCCTGCCGAGGAAGTGACCGTGGCCTGGGAGATATTGCGGGCCCTGGGCCTGCGCCGTCGCGGGCCGGAGATCATCTCCTGTCCTACCTGCGGCCGCACGGAGATCGACCTTTTCGGCCTGGCGCGTGCCGTGGAGGATGCGCTGGCCGAGTCCACGGCGGACATCAAGGTCGCGGTCATGGGCTGTGTGGTCAACGGCCCCGGTGAGGCCCGCGAGGCCGACCTGGGCGTGGCCGGCGGCCGCGACAAAGGCATCATTTTCCGCAAGGGGGAAGTCATCCGTTCCGTCAGGGGACAGGACGCCCTGCTCGCGGCTTTTATGGAAGAACTTCAACGACTGCTTAAAGAAAAGGAAGCTCACTGA
- the dxs gene encoding 1-deoxy-D-xylulose-5-phosphate synthase translates to MTENTAQSLLDSLTSPKQVMDLSDEQLPLLAAELRKRIIDVVSKNGGHLAPSLGVVELTLALLHTFNMERDKIVWDVGHQAYAYKLLTGRASRFHTLRTLGGIAGFPRRSESPYDRFGVGHSSTSISAALGMAMARDLAGGKEHVLAVIGDGSLTAGEAFEGLNLAGHMGRRLIVVLNDNEISISPNVGALSLFLSRTLSRRWVRQMRKDVLQLLRSIPRIGQKLALYAMRGEWSFKSFFTPGMLFEAFRFTYIGPVDGHDLPALCRHLQMAAAVEDGPVLLHVRTCKGKGYAPAEKDPTHFHGVGHFEPETGLLIPSGNKTPSFTGIFGKTLVELAEKDDRLLAITAAMPEGTGTNLFEERFPERFVDVGICEQHAVTFAAGLAASGFHPVVAIYSTFLQRAYDQIVHDVCLQKLPVTFCVDRAGLVGEDGATHHGVFDIAYLRHIPEMTLLAPRDENMLRHCLLTATTSGLPCAVRYPRGAGMGVPLEAGLRLLPSARGEIMQEGERVAIVAVGNRVRPALEAAAAIEKEFGFRPLVFDPIWLKPLPAAQLAGIARAFDRIVFVEEGCLAGGFASAVLERWADDGLLRGQRIRRLGIGDAFVEHGTQAQLRELVGLRAPDIIRAVRELVLKD, encoded by the coding sequence ATGACGGAGAACACTGCACAGTCCCTGCTGGACAGCCTGACATCACCGAAACAGGTGATGGATCTTTCTGACGAACAGCTCCCGCTGCTGGCCGCGGAGCTGCGCAAGCGCATCATAGACGTGGTGTCCAAGAACGGCGGGCATCTGGCGCCTTCGCTGGGGGTCGTGGAACTGACCCTGGCCCTGCTGCATACCTTCAACATGGAGAGGGACAAGATCGTCTGGGACGTGGGGCACCAGGCCTACGCCTACAAGCTGCTGACCGGACGCGCTTCCCGGTTCCATACCCTGCGTACCCTGGGAGGGATCGCGGGCTTCCCGCGCCGCAGCGAGAGCCCCTATGACCGCTTCGGCGTGGGGCATTCCTCCACCTCCATTTCCGCGGCCCTGGGCATGGCCATGGCCCGCGATCTGGCCGGCGGCAAGGAACATGTCCTGGCCGTCATCGGTGACGGCTCCCTGACGGCGGGCGAGGCCTTTGAAGGTCTGAACCTGGCCGGGCATATGGGGCGCCGGCTCATCGTGGTGCTCAATGACAACGAGATCTCCATCTCGCCCAATGTGGGGGCACTGTCCCTGTTCCTGAGCCGGACCCTGTCCCGGCGCTGGGTGCGGCAGATGCGCAAGGATGTGCTCCAGCTGTTGCGCTCCATCCCCCGCATCGGGCAGAAACTGGCCCTGTACGCCATGCGCGGTGAATGGAGCTTCAAGTCCTTTTTCACGCCCGGCATGCTGTTCGAGGCCTTCCGCTTCACCTACATCGGGCCTGTGGACGGGCACGACCTGCCCGCCCTGTGCCGTCATTTGCAGATGGCGGCGGCCGTGGAGGACGGGCCGGTGCTGCTGCATGTGCGCACCTGCAAGGGCAAGGGCTATGCCCCGGCGGAGAAAGACCCCACCCATTTCCATGGCGTGGGCCACTTCGAGCCGGAAACGGGCCTGCTCATCCCCAGCGGCAACAAGACGCCTTCCTTTACCGGCATCTTCGGCAAGACACTGGTGGAGCTGGCGGAAAAGGATGACCGCCTGCTGGCCATCACGGCGGCCATGCCCGAGGGTACCGGGACGAACCTTTTTGAGGAGAGGTTCCCGGAGCGCTTCGTGGACGTGGGCATCTGCGAACAGCACGCCGTCACCTTTGCCGCCGGTCTGGCGGCCAGCGGCTTCCATCCCGTGGTGGCCATCTATTCCACTTTTTTGCAGCGGGCCTATGACCAGATCGTCCATGATGTCTGCCTGCAGAAACTTCCCGTGACCTTCTGTGTGGACAGGGCCGGTCTGGTGGGCGAGGACGGGGCCACGCATCATGGCGTCTTCGACATCGCCTATCTGCGCCATATCCCCGAAATGACCCTGCTGGCCCCGCGGGATGAGAACATGTTGCGCCATTGCCTGCTGACGGCCACCACATCCGGCCTGCCCTGTGCCGTCCGTTATCCGCGCGGTGCCGGTATGGGGGTCCCGCTGGAAGCCGGACTGCGCCTGCTGCCCTCCGCCCGTGGCGAGATCATGCAGGAAGGGGAGCGGGTGGCCATCGTGGCCGTAGGCAACCGTGTGCGCCCGGCCCTGGAAGCTGCGGCGGCCATCGAAAAGGAATTCGGCTTCCGGCCGCTGGTCTTCGATCCCATCTGGCTCAAGCCGCTGCCCGCGGCGCAGCTGGCCGGGATAGCCCGGGCGTTCGATCGTATCGTCTTTGTGGAAGAAGGCTGCCTGGCAGGCGGTTTCGCCTCGGCCGTGCTGGAGCGCTGGGCCGACGACGGCCTGTTGCGCGGCCAGCGCATCCGCCGGCTGGGCATCGGCGATGCCTTTGTGGAGCACGGCACCCAGGCCCAGCTGCGCGAACTGGTGGGCCTGCGGGCGCCGGACATCATCCGTGCCGTTCGGGAACTGGTCCTGAAGGACTGA
- a CDS encoding proline--tRNA ligase: MRFSSTYIPTLKESPSEAEVVSHKLLLRAGMVRKLTSGVYIYLPLGLKALENVQRVVREEMDAAGFSELLMPMVIPGDLWKETGRWEYYGKELLRFKDRNDRDYCLGPTHEEVITDLVRGEVRSYRQLPVRLYQIQTKFRDEIRPRFGLMRGREFVMKDAYSFDASDAGAGESYKLMYDAYCRIFRRLGLRFRAVEADTGSIGGNFSHEFMVLADTGEDTIAACTGCSYAANVERAEVVWNGTPCTETCAPYEKVATPAAHTVEEVSAMLKVAPSQVVKTMLFVVDGKTVAVLVRGDREVNDIKLKNLLNATTVELAPAAVVEKVTAAPLGFAGPVGLDVPVYADLELQGATDYVVGANAADAHLVHVDLRRDVKVTAYADLRCITLSDPCPRCGGAIELPKGIEVGHIFKLGTKYSDAMHAVYLDENGKENVMIMGCYGIGISRVVASAIEQNHDEHGIIFPPAVAPVECILLNLDPGKEEVSAKAEEIYAMLCRAGVTVLLDDREERPGVKFKDADLIGAPMQLVLGGKGLSRGVLECKDRRTGEKGELPVDALETALPQWMEGVRKAWAERRA, encoded by the coding sequence ATGCGTTTCAGCTCCACCTACATCCCCACGCTCAAGGAATCCCCGTCCGAAGCGGAAGTGGTCAGCCACAAGCTGCTGCTGCGCGCCGGCATGGTCCGCAAGCTCACCTCCGGCGTGTACATCTATCTGCCTCTGGGCCTGAAGGCCCTGGAAAACGTGCAGCGCGTGGTGCGCGAGGAAATGGACGCCGCCGGTTTCTCCGAGCTGCTCATGCCCATGGTCATCCCCGGCGACCTCTGGAAAGAGACCGGCCGCTGGGAGTACTACGGCAAGGAACTGCTGCGCTTCAAGGATCGCAACGACCGCGACTACTGCCTTGGCCCCACGCATGAGGAGGTCATCACCGACCTGGTGCGCGGCGAAGTGCGCTCCTACCGCCAGCTGCCCGTGCGCCTGTACCAGATCCAGACCAAGTTCCGCGACGAGATCCGCCCCCGCTTCGGCCTGATGCGCGGCCGTGAATTCGTCATGAAGGACGCCTACTCCTTCGATGCCAGCGATGCCGGTGCCGGCGAAAGCTACAAGCTGATGTACGACGCCTACTGCCGCATCTTCAGGCGCCTGGGCCTGCGCTTCCGCGCCGTGGAGGCGGACACCGGCTCCATCGGCGGCAATTTCTCGCACGAGTTCATGGTGCTGGCCGATACCGGCGAAGACACCATCGCCGCCTGCACCGGATGCAGCTACGCCGCCAACGTGGAACGCGCCGAAGTGGTCTGGAACGGCACGCCCTGCACCGAGACCTGCGCCCCCTACGAAAAGGTCGCCACGCCTGCGGCCCACACCGTGGAAGAAGTGAGCGCCATGCTCAAGGTGGCTCCTTCGCAGGTGGTCAAGACCATGCTTTTCGTGGTGGACGGCAAGACCGTGGCCGTGCTGGTGCGCGGCGACCGTGAAGTCAACGACATCAAGCTCAAGAACCTGCTCAACGCCACCACCGTGGAACTGGCTCCGGCCGCTGTTGTGGAAAAAGTCACGGCCGCGCCTCTGGGCTTTGCCGGTCCTGTGGGCCTGGATGTGCCCGTCTACGCCGACCTTGAGCTGCAGGGTGCCACCGATTACGTGGTGGGCGCCAATGCCGCTGACGCGCATCTGGTGCACGTGGACCTGCGCCGTGACGTGAAGGTCACGGCCTACGCCGACCTGCGCTGCATCACCCTGAGCGACCCCTGCCCGCGCTGCGGCGGCGCCATCGAGCTGCCCAAGGGCATCGAAGTGGGCCACATCTTCAAGTTGGGCACCAAGTACAGCGACGCCATGCATGCCGTGTATCTGGACGAGAACGGCAAGGAAAACGTCATGATCATGGGCTGCTACGGCATCGGCATCTCCCGTGTGGTGGCCTCTGCCATCGAGCAGAACCACGACGAGCACGGCATCATCTTCCCGCCCGCCGTGGCTCCTGTGGAATGCATCCTGCTCAACCTCGACCCCGGCAAGGAAGAGGTCAGCGCCAAGGCCGAAGAGATCTACGCCATGCTGTGCAGGGCCGGTGTGACCGTGCTGCTGGATGACCGCGAAGAACGTCCCGGCGTCAAGTTCAAGGATGCCGACCTCATCGGCGCGCCCATGCAGCTGGTGCTGGGCGGCAAGGGCCTGTCCCGCGGCGTGCTGGAATGCAAGGACCGCCGTACGGGCGAAAAGGGCGAGCTGCCCGTGGATGCCCTGGAAACCGCGCTGCCCCAGTGGATGGAAGGCGTGCGCAAGGCCTGGGCCGAACGCCGCGCCTAG
- the xseB gene encoding exodeoxyribonuclease VII small subunit yields MKARTSKKNLTFEERMARLQEIVETLENGQPSLEEGMALYREGMECSLQCRRQLEQARQQLTVWQDGQVRAFRPEESAEDPLQQSVEQR; encoded by the coding sequence ATGAAAGCCAGAACGAGCAAGAAAAACCTGACTTTTGAAGAGCGCATGGCGCGCCTGCAGGAGATAGTGGAAACCCTGGAAAACGGACAGCCGTCACTGGAAGAAGGGATGGCCCTGTACCGGGAGGGCATGGAATGTTCCCTGCAATGCCGGCGCCAGCTGGAGCAGGCCCGGCAACAGCTGACGGTCTGGCAGGACGGACAGGTCCGGGCGTTCCGGCCGGAAGAGAGCGCGGAAGATCCCCTGCAACAGAGTGTGGAGCAACGATGA
- a CDS encoding polyprenyl synthetase family protein, with protein MMSTEAMKALLKERGKLVESYLATCLDGQEMPPRLRESMLYSLQAGGKRLRPVLCLSCAALCGLQPAAVLPFASAIEMVHTYSLIHDDLPAMDDDDLRRGKPSNHKAFDEATAILAGDALLTDAFAHMCRVELPVGQVLRAVAEFARAAGSSGMVGGQEWDMLYTGLPPVGMAELRRMHAMKTGALLRASCVCGALLAGAADDVCERIGRYGAALGVAFQIADDILDVVSDTATLGKPAGSDAAQGKNTYPALVGLDESRRLAREQADAACAALTGFRGPEAEFLRALAGYTITRAA; from the coding sequence ATGATGTCTACAGAAGCCATGAAAGCCCTGCTGAAAGAAAGAGGGAAGCTGGTGGAAAGCTATCTGGCGACCTGCCTTGACGGGCAGGAGATGCCGCCCCGGTTGCGGGAATCCATGCTGTACAGCCTGCAGGCGGGCGGCAAGCGCCTGCGTCCTGTGCTGTGCCTGAGCTGTGCCGCCCTGTGCGGCCTGCAGCCGGCGGCCGTGCTGCCGTTCGCCTCCGCCATCGAGATGGTCCATACCTATTCCCTGATCCACGACGACCTGCCCGCCATGGATGACGATGACCTGCGCCGCGGCAAGCCGTCCAATCACAAGGCGTTCGACGAGGCTACGGCCATCCTGGCCGGGGATGCCCTGCTGACGGATGCCTTTGCCCACATGTGCCGGGTGGAGCTGCCCGTCGGCCAGGTGCTGCGGGCCGTGGCGGAATTTGCCCGTGCCGCCGGTTCGTCCGGCATGGTGGGCGGGCAGGAATGGGACATGCTCTATACCGGCCTGCCGCCTGTGGGCATGGCGGAGCTGCGCCGCATGCACGCCATGAAGACCGGGGCCCTGCTGCGGGCCTCCTGCGTATGCGGTGCGCTGCTGGCCGGCGCTGCCGACGATGTGTGCGAACGCATCGGCCGGTACGGTGCCGCGCTGGGGGTGGCCTTCCAGATCGCGGACGATATCCTGGATGTCGTCTCCGACACGGCCACCCTGGGCAAGCCTGCCGGCAGTGATGCCGCACAGGGCAAAAACACCTATCCGGCGCTGGTGGGGCTTGACGAGAGCCGCCGCCTGGCCCGTGAGCAGGCGGATGCCGCCTGCGCCGCGCTGACCGGTTTCCGCGGGCCCGAAGCCGAATTCCTGCGTGCCCTTGCCGGGTACACCATCACGAGAGCGGCCTGA
- the xseA gene encoding exodeoxyribonuclease VII large subunit, with protein sequence MPAACEQERILSVTELTDRMRRTLEGTFPFVWVRGEIGELSFPGSGHVYFTLKDAGAQLQCVWFRDRQMRGRNFDPLTGEIFAEPRPDPVRLLRQGSELFCAGQISVYGPRGRYQLIVELVQAGGQGLLAQAFEERKQALATRGFFAAERKRPLPACPSRVALVTSPAGAAIHDFMELASVRGLGAEVRLFPVRVQGEGAAGQICRALDEINRQAWAQVVVIIRGGGSLEDLWCFNEEDVATAIFSSKIPVLAGIGHEVDVTLADMTADVRAATPSHAAQLLWPLRREYWQRLDELSLALERARQGWLQRQEDRLQRCERALRLCSPARRLEGAALQWQQWQQRLLQAGERLLRDRELRLQHHQERLRALTGPGRLAHLQQRLALLEQKFGNAAHLMVRGREQVVRDCTRDLARLGQEAVSRRGHELECLELRLAACNPLAPLGRGYAVVRTAEGRVLSSTGQGSAGQDVRILLRDGELEARVTAVHPYDGQGGEHV encoded by the coding sequence ATGCCCGCTGCGTGCGAACAAGAGCGCATCCTGTCCGTCACCGAACTGACGGACAGGATGCGTCGTACTCTGGAGGGGACATTTCCCTTCGTCTGGGTCCGGGGCGAGATAGGCGAACTGTCTTTCCCCGGCTCCGGGCATGTCTATTTCACCCTCAAGGATGCCGGTGCCCAGCTGCAATGCGTCTGGTTCCGGGACCGCCAGATGCGCGGCCGGAACTTCGACCCTCTGACCGGCGAGATCTTTGCCGAGCCCCGGCCGGATCCCGTGCGTCTGCTGCGGCAGGGCTCCGAACTGTTCTGTGCCGGACAGATCAGTGTCTACGGGCCGCGCGGCAGGTACCAGCTGATCGTGGAACTGGTGCAGGCCGGGGGGCAGGGCCTGCTGGCCCAGGCCTTTGAGGAACGCAAGCAGGCGCTGGCTACCCGAGGTTTTTTCGCTGCGGAGCGCAAGCGTCCGCTGCCTGCCTGCCCCAGCCGCGTGGCGCTGGTGACGTCGCCTGCCGGGGCCGCCATCCATGACTTCATGGAACTGGCCTCCGTACGGGGCCTGGGGGCCGAAGTGCGCCTGTTCCCGGTGCGGGTGCAGGGGGAGGGCGCTGCCGGGCAGATCTGCCGGGCCCTGGACGAGATCAACCGTCAGGCCTGGGCGCAGGTCGTGGTGATCATCCGGGGCGGCGGCTCGCTGGAAGACCTCTGGTGCTTCAATGAGGAAGACGTGGCGACAGCCATTTTTTCCTCAAAGATCCCGGTGCTGGCCGGTATCGGCCATGAAGTGGACGTGACCCTGGCCGACATGACGGCCGATGTGCGTGCGGCCACCCCGTCCCATGCGGCCCAGCTGCTCTGGCCCCTGCGGCGTGAATACTGGCAGCGGCTGGATGAACTTTCCCTCGCACTGGAACGCGCACGGCAGGGATGGCTGCAACGGCAGGAAGACCGGCTCCAGCGTTGCGAGCGTGCCCTGCGCCTGTGTTCGCCCGCCCGCCGTCTTGAAGGGGCGGCGCTGCAATGGCAGCAGTGGCAGCAGCGCCTGCTCCAGGCCGGGGAACGCCTGCTGCGGGATCGCGAACTCCGCCTGCAGCACCACCAGGAACGTTTGCGGGCCCTCACGGGGCCGGGACGGCTGGCACATCTGCAGCAGCGTCTTGCGCTGCTGGAACAGAAGTTTGGCAACGCCGCGCATCTGATGGTGCGCGGACGTGAGCAGGTCGTGCGGGACTGTACGCGTGATCTGGCACGTCTGGGACAGGAAGCCGTCTCGCGTCGCGGGCACGAGCTGGAATGTCTGGAGCTGCGCCTGGCGGCCTGCAATCCTCTGGCGCCGCTGGGGCGCGGCTATGCCGTGGTGCGCACGGCCGAAGGGCGTGTGCTGTCTTCGACCGGGCAGGGCAGTGCCGGGCAGGACGTGCGTATCCTGCTGCGGGACGGGGAACTGGAAGCCAGGGTCACCGCTGTGCATCCGTATGACGGACAGGGAGGGGAACATGTCTGA